Proteins encoded in a region of the Xiphophorus couchianus chromosome 11, X_couchianus-1.0, whole genome shotgun sequence genome:
- the spry4 gene encoding protein sprouty homolog 4: protein MESRVPHHIPGVSSSLISQPLLDSRVPYGRLQHPLTIYPIDQIKSSHVENDYIDSPAVVAQQPVSQKSANRRITWLGQNQEAFLGANHNHHHNHQHQLHQHGRCEPHPHPDTTTHPWISFSGRPSSISSSSSTSSDQRLLDHAAPTPTVDHHPNSNHHQGLINTVATRTPGCFSSSESKVLTSSSSASSCSSSSKSLDLKSAKVPAGGMCSTGVQQGLVLIPSSPTEKKHLFVCEHCGKCRCTECTLPRALPSCWVCNQECLCSAQSLVDTATCMCLVKGIFYHCTEDEDDEGSCADKPCSCSQANCCARWSFMAALSVVLPCLICYLPATGLAKLGQKCYDNISRPGCRCKNSQAGMSIPVSKNGGVESNVGAEKQQQGS, encoded by the coding sequence ATGGAGTCCAGGGTTCCCCACCACATTCCCGGAGTGTCTTCTTCCCTTATCTCTCAGCCTTTGCTGGACAGTCGAGTGCCCTATGGTCGTCTTCAGCATCCTCTCACCATTTACCCCATTGACCAGATAAAGTCATCACATGTGGAGAATGACTACATCGACAGTCCAGCTGTTGTGGCTCAGCAGCCTGTGAGCCAGAAGTCTGCAAACCGAAGAATCACCTGGCTTGGTCAGAATCAGGAGGCCTTCCTTGGGGCCAACCATAATCATCACCACAATCACCAACATCAGCTCCATCAGCACGGCCGGTGTGAGCCTCACCCTCACCCGGACACCACCACCCACCCCTGGATTTCCTTCAGTGGCAGGCCCAGTTCtattagcagcagcagcagtaccTCTTCCGATCAGCGGCTGTTGGACCATGCAGCACCGACGCCAACGGTGGATCACCACCCAAACTCAAACCATCACCAGGGCCTCATCAACACCGTCGCAACCCGAACTCCTGGTTGTTTCTCTTCCTCTGAATCTAAAGTCCTGACCTCCTCTTCATCTGCTTCCTcttgctcctcttcctcaaaATCACTTGACCTCAAGTCTGCAAAGGTTCCTGCTGGAGGCATGTGCTCCACTGGGGTTCAACAAGGACTGGTGCTTATCCCTTCCTCTCCAACCGAAAAGAAGCACCTGTTTGTCTGCGAGCACTGTGGGAAGTGTCGATGCACTGAGTGCACTCTCCCCCGAGCCTTACCCTCCTGTTGGGTCTGCAACCAGGAGTGCCTGTGCTCGGCTCAGAGCCTGGTAGACACAGCCACCTGCATGTGCTTAGTCAAAGGGATCTTCTACCACTGCACCGAGGACGAGGATGACGAGGGCTCCTGTGCCGACAAGCCCTGCTCATGTTCACAAGCCAACTGCTGTGCACGCTGGTCTTTTATGGCCGCCCTCTCTGTCGTCTTGCCATGCCTAATTTGCTACCTACCAGCTACGGGACTGGCCAAGCTGGGACAGAAGTGTTATGACAATATTAGCAGGCCTGGCTGTCGCTGCAAGAACTCGCAGGCTGGCATGAGCATCCCTGTCAGTAAAAATGGAGGGGTTGAATCTAACGTTGGggcagaaaagcagcagcaggggTCATGA